In Aureibaculum algae, the following are encoded in one genomic region:
- a CDS encoding LLM class flavin-dependent oxidoreductase: MKTKNTKYSILDLALVSEGQTLTQTFNNSLKLAQHAETAGYTRYWLAEHHNASTIGSSATSILIGYVAQGTHTLRIGSGGIMLPNHSPLIIAEQFGTLASLYPNRIDLGLGRAPGTDRETAEAIRSDFMQAAQSFPNELEKIQRYFSTDNATSKVRATVAEGVDVPIYILGSSTDSAHLAAKKGLPYAFASHFATTHLDAALQIYHNEFQPSEVLQKPYVMAGVNIIVADTDEEAERLSTSLIRLIVGIFTGNRDYVKPPTAMTDDLKEIMKHPQVHQMLKYSFIGSKATVKAQVKAFMKQTEADELIAVTNIYDAHDRIKSYELFAEIMKELNV; encoded by the coding sequence ATGAAAACAAAAAATACCAAATATTCTATCTTAGACCTCGCCTTAGTTTCTGAAGGTCAAACGCTTACACAGACGTTTAATAATAGCTTAAAATTGGCTCAACATGCTGAAACGGCTGGTTACACACGTTATTGGTTGGCAGAACATCACAATGCGTCAACTATTGGCAGTAGTGCTACCTCTATTTTAATTGGTTATGTTGCCCAAGGAACCCATACACTTCGCATCGGTTCTGGTGGTATTATGTTACCCAACCATTCGCCACTAATTATAGCGGAGCAATTTGGAACCTTAGCTTCTTTATATCCCAACCGAATTGATCTTGGTTTGGGGAGAGCTCCAGGTACTGACAGAGAAACCGCAGAAGCCATACGGTCAGATTTTATGCAAGCCGCACAATCGTTCCCCAATGAATTGGAAAAAATTCAGAGATACTTTTCAACTGACAATGCTACTTCTAAAGTACGTGCCACCGTTGCTGAAGGTGTTGATGTGCCTATCTATATTTTAGGGTCTAGTACAGATAGTGCTCATTTGGCTGCAAAAAAAGGATTGCCTTATGCTTTTGCTAGTCATTTTGCGACTACGCATTTAGACGCTGCTCTTCAAATATACCATAATGAGTTTCAGCCTTCAGAAGTCTTACAAAAACCATATGTTATGGCAGGTGTAAATATTATTGTTGCCGATACTGACGAAGAAGCCGAACGCTTGTCAACCTCATTAATACGACTGATTGTAGGTATATTTACTGGTAATCGTGACTATGTTAAACCACCAACAGCAATGACGGATGATTTAAAGGAGATAATGAAACATCCGCAAGTGCATCAAATGTTAAAGTATTCTTTTATTGGCAGTAAAGCCACCGTTAAAGCTCAGGTTAAAGCATTTATGAAGCAAACGGAGGCAGATGAACTTATAGCGGTTACTAATATTTATGATGCCCATGACAGAATCAAATCGTACGAATTATTTGCAGAAATAATGAAGGAATTGAATGTATAA
- a CDS encoding SDR family oxidoreductase, whose translation MKRNVLITGTSTGVGFESAILFAQNGFKVYATMRNLKKAAPLQKKIEEDNLDIELLPLDVTKMESIEAAVQTIIKKEGKIDVLVNNAGAGFAKTTEQSTEEEIRWVTEVNYHGVVFCTQAVLPYMRKQKSGQIISITSVGGLVGQPFNELYCGAKFAVEGFMEGLATYVSDAFNIKITCVEPGGIATEFMTSAIEKTAVEGQFATGEYLPIFERYMAGNQKRATESKESVYQTGKEVAEVVLNVAENENPPLRIRTSKWAEDFCNLKTEADPDGTKIVNQIKDSFL comes from the coding sequence ATGAAACGAAACGTATTAATTACAGGAACATCAACAGGAGTAGGGTTTGAAAGTGCCATCTTATTTGCACAAAATGGATTTAAAGTTTACGCAACCATGCGAAACTTAAAAAAAGCGGCACCACTTCAAAAGAAAATAGAAGAAGATAATTTAGACATAGAATTACTTCCTCTAGATGTAACAAAAATGGAATCTATTGAAGCCGCTGTTCAAACCATTATAAAAAAAGAAGGTAAAATAGATGTATTAGTAAACAATGCAGGAGCAGGATTTGCAAAAACGACTGAGCAATCTACAGAAGAAGAAATTAGATGGGTAACGGAAGTGAATTATCATGGTGTGGTATTTTGCACACAAGCAGTTCTTCCATACATGAGAAAACAAAAAAGTGGTCAAATTATTAGCATTACTTCAGTTGGCGGTTTAGTGGGACAACCCTTTAACGAATTATATTGTGGAGCAAAATTTGCCGTAGAAGGCTTTATGGAAGGTTTAGCAACCTATGTAAGTGATGCTTTCAATATTAAAATAACCTGTGTTGAACCTGGGGGAATCGCTACAGAATTTATGACTTCTGCCATTGAAAAAACCGCTGTTGAAGGGCAATTTGCAACAGGTGAATACCTACCTATTTTTGAAAGATATATGGCAGGAAATCAAAAAAGAGCAACGGAGAGCAAAGAATCCGTGTACCAAACAGGTAAAGAAGTAGCCGAAGTAGTTTTAAATGTAGCAGAGAATGAAAACCCTCCTTTAAGAATTCGAACTTCAAAATGGGCTGAAGATTTTTGTAATCTAAAAACAGAAGCTGATCCAGACGGAACTAAGATCGTGAATCAGATAAAAGACAGCTTTTTATAG
- a CDS encoding TetR/AcrR family transcriptional regulator has protein sequence MNKKEAILSSALTLLTEKGVHNTPMSAIAKAAGTGMGTIYNYFPNKEELINEIYINIKEKEKAVFLDFNLEKPLKTQFENYLTSIIDFFINNPEYFKFMEQLQASPIITKESRSKGEKSVAPVFQLLVKGKQERIIKNIELDEILMFIGGAILSYLRWYFNQSQARPTSLTNQIQMVWDAIKE, from the coding sequence GTGAATAAAAAAGAAGCAATACTATCATCTGCACTTACACTACTTACAGAAAAAGGAGTGCACAATACCCCAATGTCAGCTATTGCAAAGGCAGCAGGCACGGGAATGGGAACAATCTATAATTACTTTCCCAACAAAGAAGAATTAATCAATGAAATTTATATAAATATAAAGGAAAAAGAAAAAGCAGTGTTTTTAGATTTTAATTTAGAGAAACCTCTAAAAACACAATTTGAGAATTATCTTACGTCAATTATTGACTTTTTTATCAATAATCCCGAATATTTTAAATTCATGGAGCAATTACAAGCTTCACCTATTATTACTAAAGAGAGTAGGTCTAAGGGTGAAAAATCTGTGGCTCCAGTCTTTCAACTATTAGTGAAAGGAAAACAAGAGCGTATTATTAAGAATATTGAACTAGACGAGATACTAATGTTTATTGGTGGAGCTATTCTATCGTATTTAAGATGGTATTTTAATCAATCGCAAGCAAGACCAACTTCCCTTACCAATCAAATACAAATGGTTTGGGACGCCATAAAAGAATAA
- a CDS encoding DoxX family protein — protein MKIIYWSTTLLLAAFLLLSSYTYLFSKSTIEGIKELGFPDFFRVELAVLKLIAAVILVVPFASSQLKEWTYAGVGLFLLTALVAHITHKDSIYILLLLLVLMAILIISNVSMNK, from the coding sequence ATGAAAATAATATATTGGTCAACTACACTATTACTTGCAGCATTTCTTTTGCTGAGTTCTTATACCTATCTATTTAGTAAAAGCACCATTGAAGGAATAAAAGAATTAGGTTTTCCTGATTTTTTTAGAGTAGAATTAGCCGTACTGAAATTAATAGCAGCCGTTATATTAGTGGTACCATTTGCATCCTCGCAATTAAAAGAATGGACGTATGCCGGTGTTGGTTTATTTCTGTTGACAGCACTGGTTGCACATATTACGCATAAAGACTCCATCTATATACTGCTATTACTTCTTGTTTTAATGGCAATTTTAATAATTTCAAATGTTTCTATGAATAAATAG
- a CDS encoding outer membrane beta-barrel protein, producing MKHISIVFMALLIGTMSYAQLQVSVSSGYATGSATMKLGETINISESESSYGSYGEGVNFQIRGTYFFNKSFGVDVGLGYLQGTDQTVSKVSLPSNEVEAVGRARAFGGSASVVYRFTNNIYGRFGALIKVAGKTEAVVSNKSVFSEEEANAFGVPFGSYSQTNYVEDFHGQFPLGFVGALGYKYQLTNNLSIFAEAEYYGISLKRKDSEIQEFNTDVVLADGTVSVSGLYTLDNLPDGYYKETTYVDNLSHTNTDASKKLAEKVPYSSFGINFGITYHFNKLAKK from the coding sequence ATGAAACATATAAGTATAGTGTTTATGGCCCTTTTAATAGGTACAATGTCTTATGCTCAATTACAGGTTTCTGTTAGTTCTGGCTATGCTACTGGTAGTGCAACCATGAAGCTCGGTGAAACCATTAATATATCTGAATCAGAAAGCTCTTATGGGAGTTATGGTGAAGGTGTAAATTTTCAAATCAGAGGAACGTATTTCTTTAATAAATCATTTGGTGTAGATGTAGGTTTAGGATATTTGCAAGGTACTGATCAAACCGTATCTAAAGTTAGTCTACCCAGTAACGAGGTTGAGGCTGTTGGTAGAGCACGTGCTTTTGGAGGTTCTGCTTCTGTAGTGTATCGATTTACCAATAATATTTACGGTCGTTTTGGTGCGTTGATAAAAGTAGCTGGTAAAACAGAAGCTGTAGTGTCTAATAAATCTGTTTTTTCGGAAGAAGAGGCTAATGCTTTTGGTGTGCCATTCGGGTCTTATTCTCAGACCAATTATGTAGAAGATTTTCATGGGCAATTCCCTTTGGGTTTTGTGGGTGCTCTAGGTTATAAATATCAATTAACTAATAATTTAAGTATTTTTGCGGAAGCAGAATATTACGGAATTAGTTTGAAACGTAAAGATTCTGAAATTCAAGAATTTAACACTGATGTTGTTTTAGCAGATGGTACCGTTTCTGTAAGTGGTTTGTATACTCTAGATAACTTGCCTGATGGATATTATAAAGAAACAACGTATGTTGACAACCTTTCTCATACCAATACAGATGCCTCTAAAAAACTAGCAGAAAAAGTACCGTATTCTTCCTTCGGTATTAATTTCGGAATTACCTATCATTTTAATAAATTGGCTAAAAAGTAA
- a CDS encoding apurinic/apyrimidinic endonuclease family protein, which produces MSTDSTNYSRREFAKLSALGLASIPLLSFQNGLEKMDLSIATTLNVHLFSKHLQFLNYNDMSAAAVEMGFDGIDLTVRPKGHVLPENVKEDLPKAVEAMKKHGLQPKMMSTNVWDASNTVQKTVLETASTLGFTNYRTNWLKYPEDISITESQALYGRQAKELEILNEKLGLIGGYQNNSGMNVGAPIWDLLPI; this is translated from the coding sequence ATGAGTACAGATTCAACTAATTATTCTAGAAGGGAATTTGCCAAACTTTCAGCACTGGGGCTTGCCTCTATTCCATTATTATCGTTTCAAAATGGATTAGAAAAAATGGATTTGTCAATAGCAACAACCCTCAATGTGCATTTGTTTTCTAAACACCTACAATTTCTTAATTATAACGATATGTCTGCCGCAGCTGTGGAAATGGGATTTGATGGAATCGATTTGACAGTACGCCCCAAAGGACATGTGTTGCCAGAAAATGTAAAAGAGGATTTACCGAAAGCGGTGGAGGCTATGAAAAAACACGGTCTGCAACCTAAAATGATGTCCACCAATGTTTGGGATGCGAGCAATACAGTGCAAAAAACAGTGCTGGAAACGGCAAGTACCTTAGGTTTTACTAATTATCGGACCAATTGGTTAAAGTACCCAGAAGATATCTCCATTACTGAAAGTCAAGCCTTATACGGACGACAAGCCAAAGAGTTGGAAATACTCAATGAAAAATTAGGACTTATTGGAGGCTATCAAAATAATTCAGGAATGAATGTAGGTGCACCAATCTGGGATCTCCTTCCTATTTAA
- the yccS gene encoding YccS family putative transporter, producing the protein MKELTSYLKKQSWFTSFRTSFLSNPNRLPSVKATFVIGVLVILMVSLNLPFYAVTLGLGALAGALSETDDHPKGRLKSMALKVVSFAISSFSVELLQPYPILLGAGLALSTIVFILIGGVSERFRGVTFGALLVGIYTMIGTQISPNWYMQPILLTSGAFIYGMFSYLLLRLKPYSLLEEQLARGFSALSLYLNEKSKLFPSDKAAVKEIRTKLALLNVQTVEALDRCKEVLNSYGESLTDEKPLQPYLYYFMVLQSLHERAASSHERYDLLSANPSNDELIGGIRQLLHELSTATQSFATSLLTGVPYVHPVAIDWLINAVHNSFKNNEQKLSLPMKLLIRNLTQSHETLKNIHKNYDTLSFPKLEKNTLSYFKRFKLQLNINHPKMLYALRLSLSFLIGYSIYKYFNIEKGEWIVLTILFVLQPSYSETRKRLFQRISGTLAGVIIGILVIKLFTFSGQIVLMLSSAYLFFFWMKRKYSISIIFITIFVLCAFNIIADKGVDVMAPRLIDTLIGAFISFLVVRFLWPDWQYKKLPNLISEVILKNTAYLKAILNEYKKPVNDDLHYRIVRREAHRADNALVMAWQNMQLDPQKHQKLKKTAFRLTYLNHALLSYLSALGAHRSQHKQPLNLVAFENHILNALDEAFDWLATTDNSEINIIALNLEEIRTQLHRKKEEEIRIEYSLLYNITGVTIEILEQAKLFKQTKQDS; encoded by the coding sequence ATGAAGGAACTTACTTCTTATTTAAAAAAACAATCTTGGTTTACTTCATTTAGAACGTCTTTTTTAAGCAATCCAAATAGATTACCATCTGTTAAAGCAACTTTTGTTATTGGAGTCCTTGTGATTTTAATGGTGAGTCTAAACTTGCCTTTTTATGCAGTTACTTTAGGTTTAGGGGCACTTGCAGGTGCTTTATCTGAAACGGATGATCATCCGAAAGGACGTTTAAAGTCAATGGCATTAAAAGTGGTCAGTTTTGCAATCTCAAGTTTCTCAGTAGAATTGTTACAACCGTATCCTATTCTATTGGGTGCGGGACTCGCATTATCTACCATTGTTTTTATTTTAATTGGAGGCGTTAGTGAGCGTTTTAGGGGCGTAACCTTTGGTGCTTTGTTGGTGGGTATTTATACGATGATTGGGACTCAAATCAGTCCAAATTGGTATATGCAACCCATTTTACTAACATCTGGAGCCTTTATTTACGGTATGTTTTCTTATCTACTACTTCGTTTAAAGCCCTATAGTTTATTAGAAGAACAATTGGCCAGAGGTTTTTCTGCTTTATCCTTATATTTAAATGAGAAATCAAAACTTTTTCCGAGTGATAAAGCTGCTGTAAAAGAAATTAGAACAAAACTCGCACTGTTAAATGTGCAAACCGTTGAAGCTTTAGATCGATGTAAAGAGGTGTTAAATAGTTACGGAGAATCACTAACCGATGAGAAACCGTTACAGCCCTATTTGTATTATTTTATGGTGTTGCAGAGTTTACATGAACGTGCTGCCTCTAGTCACGAACGTTATGATTTACTAAGTGCCAATCCTTCAAATGATGAATTAATTGGTGGCATTCGTCAATTATTACATGAGCTCTCTACTGCCACCCAAAGTTTTGCAACCAGTTTATTAACAGGTGTGCCTTATGTACACCCTGTCGCTATAGATTGGTTGATCAATGCCGTTCATAATTCATTTAAAAATAATGAGCAAAAATTGTCACTTCCCATGAAGTTATTGATTCGGAATCTAACCCAGTCTCATGAAACTTTAAAAAATATTCATAAAAATTACGATACGCTGTCATTTCCTAAGTTAGAAAAAAACACACTTTCCTATTTTAAAAGATTTAAACTACAACTTAATATAAATCACCCTAAAATGCTTTATGCGTTAAGGTTAAGTCTTTCGTTTTTAATTGGATATTCCATATATAAGTATTTTAATATTGAGAAAGGAGAATGGATTGTGCTGACCATTTTATTTGTATTACAACCGAGTTATAGTGAGACTAGAAAACGGCTTTTTCAGCGAATTTCAGGTACGTTGGCAGGTGTAATTATTGGTATTTTAGTGATAAAATTATTCACTTTTTCAGGGCAAATCGTTTTAATGCTGTCTTCTGCTTATTTGTTTTTCTTTTGGATGAAACGCAAGTATTCCATCAGTATCATTTTTATTACCATTTTTGTGTTGTGTGCCTTTAATATTATTGCTGATAAAGGGGTTGATGTTATGGCACCTCGATTAATAGATACGTTGATAGGTGCTTTTATTTCGTTTTTAGTGGTACGTTTTTTATGGCCAGATTGGCAATATAAAAAATTACCCAACCTAATAAGTGAAGTCATTCTTAAAAACACAGCCTATTTAAAAGCCATTTTAAATGAATATAAAAAACCAGTCAATGATGATTTACACTATAGAATTGTAAGAAGAGAAGCACATAGGGCTGATAATGCATTAGTTATGGCTTGGCAAAACATGCAATTAGATCCTCAAAAACATCAAAAACTTAAAAAAACAGCGTTTAGATTAACCTATTTAAATCATGCGTTACTTTCGTACTTGTCAGCACTTGGTGCCCATAGAAGTCAACATAAACAACCTTTAAATTTAGTAGCATTTGAAAATCACATTTTAAATGCCTTAGATGAAGCTTTTGATTGGTTAGCAACGACAGATAATAGCGAAATAAATATTATTGCATTAAATTTAGAAGAAATACGAACACAATTACATCGTAAAAAGGAAGAAGAAATACGTATAGAATATAGTTTGTTGTATAATATTACCGGAGTAACTATTGAAATTCTAGAACAGGCTAAACTTTTTAAGCAGACGAAACAAGATAGTTAA
- a CDS encoding DUF2911 domain-containing protein yields the protein MNTSNLKKLALLLVIVLFNYEFINAQSFDPIDKAPHDISYLRTNKVTKPIIKVIYGRPSKNKQEVFGNQVPYNKIWRTGANEATEVKFYKDVVFGGVNIPSGTYVLYTIPGEDEWEVILSSNLDVLGSFQYNPTFDVARFSVPVAKAEMLESFSIAFKTKKETTQMVLGWDTTRIKIPLTINNEEALAHL from the coding sequence ATGAATACAAGTAATCTTAAAAAACTCGCTTTACTTTTAGTTATCGTTCTTTTTAACTATGAATTTATCAATGCTCAATCATTTGATCCTATTGATAAAGCACCACATGACATTTCTTATTTAAGAACCAATAAAGTAACCAAGCCTATCATAAAAGTGATTTATGGTCGGCCATCGAAAAATAAACAAGAAGTTTTTGGGAATCAAGTTCCTTATAATAAAATATGGAGAACAGGTGCCAATGAAGCTACTGAAGTTAAATTTTACAAAGATGTTGTTTTTGGTGGTGTAAATATCCCTTCAGGGACCTATGTTTTGTATACCATACCAGGTGAAGATGAATGGGAAGTGATTTTGAGTAGTAATTTAGATGTATTAGGTTCATTTCAATACAATCCCACCTTTGATGTTGCAAGATTTTCAGTACCTGTTGCGAAAGCAGAAATGTTAGAATCATTTTCAATAGCATTTAAAACAAAGAAAGAAACCACACAAATGGTGTTGGGATGGGATACTACTAGAATAAAAATACCATTAACCATAAATAATGAAGAAGCATTAGCTCATTTATAG
- a CDS encoding sulfatase family protein, with product MKIKIKPFISKLLLLIIFSSTACQQHIDTSNDRPNIIIFFTDDQGYADVGCYGAEGFETPHIDRLASEGIRFTNFYVPATVCTPSRAGLLTGRYPKRYNLHEAVLFPFSEGGLSLNEYTMAEMLRDNGYSTSIIGKWHLGHKEEFMPNNQGFDQFYGVPYSNDMDNYYYKHIDFQSPPLPFYRNKTLIESGPDQDYLTQKYTEEAINQIKNRSEKPFFMYVAQNMPHTPLHASPAFIGKSEKGLYGDVIMELDWSVGEIVKTLKEQNIYDNTIFIFTSDNGPQMGSAKPLRGKKAETWDGGQRVPAIVVWPSKITKGVVSSDFTTTLDLFPTLAKIAGSKIPENLKLDGLDISDYLLHPEATKLPERPFYFYARNGEIEAVRMGKWKLHIQKSIGWNLNKNGSFPVSLYNLDEDISEKNNVVDQFPEVVEQLTKMMKEIETEL from the coding sequence GTGAAAATTAAGATCAAACCGTTTATTTCAAAATTACTACTACTTATAATTTTTAGTAGTACTGCATGTCAGCAGCATATTGACACTTCGAATGATAGACCAAATATTATCATTTTCTTTACGGATGATCAAGGGTACGCAGATGTGGGATGCTATGGTGCCGAAGGTTTTGAGACACCACACATTGATCGTTTAGCTTCTGAAGGTATTCGTTTTACAAATTTTTATGTTCCAGCAACTGTATGTACGCCTTCTAGAGCTGGGCTTTTAACAGGTCGTTATCCTAAAAGATACAATCTACACGAAGCAGTACTTTTCCCTTTTTCAGAAGGTGGACTTTCATTGAATGAATATACAATGGCAGAAATGCTGAGGGACAATGGTTATAGTACCTCCATTATCGGGAAATGGCATTTGGGACATAAAGAGGAGTTTATGCCAAATAATCAGGGTTTTGATCAGTTTTATGGTGTGCCTTATTCCAATGATATGGATAATTACTATTATAAGCATATTGATTTTCAATCACCACCCCTTCCTTTTTATCGCAATAAAACATTGATAGAAAGCGGACCTGACCAAGACTATCTGACCCAAAAATATACAGAAGAGGCTATTAATCAAATAAAAAACAGAAGTGAAAAACCATTTTTCATGTATGTTGCTCAAAACATGCCACATACACCATTACACGCTTCTCCTGCTTTTATAGGTAAAAGTGAAAAAGGCTTATATGGTGATGTTATTATGGAACTGGATTGGAGTGTAGGAGAGATCGTAAAAACGCTGAAAGAACAAAATATCTATGATAATACTATTTTTATTTTCACATCTGACAATGGACCGCAAATGGGTTCTGCAAAACCATTAAGAGGTAAAAAAGCCGAAACATGGGACGGAGGTCAACGTGTGCCAGCCATAGTAGTTTGGCCAAGTAAAATTACTAAAGGAGTAGTGAGTAGTGATTTTACAACCACATTGGATTTATTTCCTACCCTTGCAAAAATAGCTGGTTCAAAAATTCCTGAAAATTTAAAATTGGATGGCTTAGATATTAGCGATTATCTTTTACATCCTGAAGCCACCAAATTACCAGAGCGTCCCTTTTATTTTTATGCCCGAAATGGTGAAATAGAAGCGGTTAGAATGGGGAAATGGAAACTTCATATTCAAAAATCAATAGGGTGGAATTTAAATAAAAATGGTAGTTTTCCTGTTTCACTATATAATCTTGATGAGGATATTAGTGAAAAAAATAATGTGGTAGATCAATTTCCTGAGGTTGTTGAGCAATTAACCAAGATGATGAAAGAAATTGAAACTGAATTATAA
- a CDS encoding lysozyme inhibitor LprI family protein, whose translation MNKILFIIFLTFNLACFSQTQAEMNKQANAEFNASDKILNETYKTILSEYKTDPSFLENLKKSQRIWIQFRDAEMEMKYPSQSEYGSVQPICRASYMKELTDNRIKTLQKWIVGGEEGDVCNGSVKILESISTDTMQKASIRKEGSIWMNANMKKDHRIFGYEKKDVYSAKMILLSIFTNEVKNNPFDCKHGAFYDTTEMKDLKLKYVATENDFLRIEILKAGKKIDEVYMLKKWFEFEEE comes from the coding sequence ATGAATAAAATACTCTTTATAATATTTCTGACTTTCAATTTAGCTTGTTTTTCGCAAACGCAGGCGGAAATGAATAAACAAGCCAATGCAGAATTTAATGCATCTGACAAGATACTAAATGAAACCTACAAAACGATTTTATCAGAATATAAGACAGATCCCTCTTTTCTGGAAAATTTAAAAAAATCGCAACGCATATGGATACAATTTCGCGATGCGGAAATGGAAATGAAATATCCAAGTCAGAGTGAATATGGTTCAGTCCAACCAATTTGTCGAGCTTCTTATATGAAAGAATTGACTGATAATCGAATTAAAACACTACAAAAATGGATTGTCGGTGGTGAAGAAGGAGATGTCTGTAATGGATCTGTTAAAATTTTAGAAAGTATTAGTACTGATACGATGCAAAAAGCATCTATAAGAAAAGAGGGTTCAATTTGGATGAATGCCAACATGAAAAAAGACCATCGTATTTTCGGATATGAAAAGAAAGATGTGTATTCAGCAAAAATGATTTTACTATCTATTTTTACCAATGAAGTAAAAAACAATCCGTTTGACTGTAAACACGGAGCGTTTTATGACACAACTGAAATGAAAGATTTGAAATTAAAGTATGTGGCTACTGAAAATGATTTTTTACGAATTGAAATCCTTAAAGCCGGTAAAAAAATTGATGAAGTGTATATGCTTAAAAAATGGTTTGAGTTTGAAGAAGAATAA
- a CDS encoding toxin-antitoxin system YwqK family antitoxin: MYKLIILTLVNLCFISNSYAQKSKKTVIKDPVYGKIKIVKIYNSDGNFWREMKTYKHNKREYKEDKVYYHGTKMIQSIDHRIDGKKEGVQYWYYKNGAVLSEINCVNGRWFGPFKRYHENKQLREKGYYNKNAKLEKEYIRYNEDGKWIEKLEYLNGYISTGVTRDFNLRGDLIEKCTYSAAYKDCEERSYANDDTHDYGAYEYKTTIINYRTNRSGLRNYRRHGPYKDFFDDGTLKKEGTYIEDEISGIWTTYDKKGRELYKCDYSNDTLVTCINKRYKEKLTYESIAINGSLEGPFTSYYENGNIKEKGTYKKDEYHGIVSKYNEEGKIETEVEYADGKMLLANIFFTNGQIHRKVSFKNEMPYNVLECYNKKGKRITSGSLKNGSGTLILYDLKTGAYKETTKL, translated from the coding sequence ATGTATAAATTGATTATTCTTACTTTAGTTAATCTATGTTTCATTTCTAATAGTTACGCCCAAAAAAGCAAGAAGACCGTTATTAAAGATCCTGTATATGGAAAAATTAAAATTGTAAAAATTTACAATTCTGACGGGAATTTTTGGCGTGAAATGAAAACGTACAAACACAATAAAAGAGAATATAAAGAAGATAAAGTCTACTATCATGGTACCAAAATGATTCAATCTATAGATCATAGAATTGATGGTAAAAAAGAAGGTGTCCAATATTGGTATTATAAAAACGGTGCCGTTTTGTCGGAAATAAATTGTGTGAATGGACGATGGTTTGGTCCATTTAAAAGGTATCATGAAAATAAGCAATTACGTGAAAAAGGATATTATAATAAGAATGCAAAATTAGAAAAAGAATATATAAGGTATAATGAAGATGGTAAGTGGATTGAAAAACTAGAGTATCTAAATGGTTACATAAGTACGGGTGTTACTAGAGATTTTAATCTCAGGGGCGATTTGATTGAAAAATGCACCTATAGTGCAGCTTATAAAGATTGCGAAGAAAGAAGTTATGCCAATGATGATACGCATGATTATGGTGCATATGAATATAAAACGACTATCATTAACTATAGAACAAATAGATCAGGCTTAAGGAACTATAGACGGCATGGACCTTATAAAGATTTTTTTGATGATGGTACACTGAAAAAGGAAGGCACTTATATAGAAGATGAAATAAGTGGTATTTGGACAACCTATGATAAAAAAGGAAGAGAACTATATAAATGTGATTACAGCAATGATACACTTGTAACATGTATCAATAAAAGATACAAAGAAAAACTAACCTATGAATCTATTGCTATAAATGGTAGTTTAGAGGGACCTTTTACTTCCTATTACGAAAATGGGAATATAAAAGAAAAAGGCACCTATAAAAAGGATGAATATCATGGAATTGTAAGCAAATACAATGAAGAAGGAAAAATAGAAACGGAAGTTGAATATGCAGATGGAAAAATGCTTCTTGCCAACATTTTTTTTACGAATGGTCAAATCCACAGAAAAGTCAGTTTCAAAAATGAAATGCCCTATAACGTTCTAGAGTGCTATAATAAAAAAGGAAAAAGAATAACTAGTGGGAGCTTAAAAAATGGATCTGGAACCCTAATTCTATATGATTTAAAAACAGGTGCATATAAGGAGACTACGAAATTGTAA